The proteins below are encoded in one region of Thermodesulfovibrionales bacterium:
- a CDS encoding universal stress protein, which yields MKLLLATDGSESAEGAAQFLTRLQFSPDDEIIVLHVISEIPYDDDYRLKIMQAMKRVAPKILKASVNVLKKVRAKVGIIEEEGVPDATIMKIAEDSQADIIVMGARGLKGIKSVFLGSVTRSVAINSPRPVLITKPFRKRDRGPIKILFPTDNSESSQATAKLLASLPFPDNTELTVMHVEPPALSDIPERFAIEVNDALKEDIARTLKKKSEESERIVEQARTLLGRKFPRLTVITVQGDPSMEILREAENMKGDLIAVGSRGLRGLKGVLGSVSRRVLGHSLCSVLVGKIREG from the coding sequence ATGAAACTCTTATTGGCAACGGATGGTTCGGAGTCAGCGGAAGGCGCAGCACAATTTCTGACACGCCTTCAATTTTCTCCTGATGACGAGATCATCGTCCTCCATGTCATCTCGGAAATACCCTATGACGATGATTATCGCCTGAAGATCATGCAGGCGATGAAGCGTGTGGCGCCGAAGATCCTCAAGGCGTCGGTGAATGTCCTCAAGAAGGTCCGGGCAAAGGTCGGCATCATCGAAGAGGAAGGAGTTCCCGACGCGACCATCATGAAAATCGCGGAAGATTCCCAGGCGGACATCATCGTCATGGGGGCAAGGGGGCTCAAGGGGATCAAGTCCGTCTTCCTCGGAAGTGTCACGAGGTCGGTTGCCATCAATTCGCCGAGACCCGTCCTCATAACGAAACCTTTCCGAAAAAGGGACCGGGGACCGATAAAGATCCTCTTCCCGACAGACAATTCTGAGTCCTCCCAGGCAACGGCGAAGCTCCTCGCTTCCCTCCCCTTCCCCGACAATACGGAATTAACGGTGATGCACGTTGAGCCTCCGGCGCTTTCCGATATACCCGAGCGGTTTGCTATCGAGGTCAACGATGCGTTGAAGGAAGACATCGCTCGGACACTAAAAAAGAAGAGTGAAGAATCAGAGAGGATTGTCGAACAGGCCCGCACCCTCCTGGGAAGAAAATTTCCGAGGCTGACAGTGATAACGGTTCAAGGAGACCCCTCCATGGAGATACTTCGTGAGGCGGAGAACATGAAGGGAGACCTGATCGCGGTGGGTTCACGGGGGCTAAGGGGACTCAAGGGAGTGCTCGGGAGCGTATCGAGGCGGGTGCTCGGCCATTCGCTCTGCTCTGTCCTGGTCGGGAAAATCCGCGAAGGCTGA